The following proteins come from a genomic window of Dinoroseobacter shibae DFL 12 = DSM 16493:
- a CDS encoding Bug family tripartite tricarboxylate transporter substrate binding protein gives MSLVTRALAGAGLVLASLALPASAQDYPTKPVEFIVPWSPGGGSDTLMRIVANNVTPFLGAEMPIINMPGVGGTVGLTEASRRDADGYTISQVHEGLLTATATGLTELKWNDFDPIALLTASPQYLVAAADQPFDTMEGLVEYAQANPGTLTIGVTLGGVPHLHAAMIAEAFDLDWRYVGYEGTGERIRAVVGGNLDLAIGDISSSLQFAENGDLVFLATGSTERMPQTPDVPTFMELGKDLDLSVTRGIVMPAGAPEEAQATLEKALMELSQDAAFVEQINNAGADVAFRGREDYAAYLTTLGETVDRLSEVIAP, from the coding sequence ATGAGCCTTGTCACACGCGCGCTGGCCGGTGCCGGACTTGTTCTTGCCAGTCTGGCCCTGCCCGCCTCTGCCCAGGACTACCCCACAAAGCCGGTGGAATTCATCGTGCCCTGGTCGCCCGGCGGCGGCAGCGACACCTTGATGCGGATCGTCGCCAATAACGTGACGCCGTTTCTCGGGGCCGAGATGCCGATCATCAACATGCCGGGCGTCGGCGGGACCGTTGGGCTGACCGAGGCGTCGCGCCGGGATGCGGATGGCTACACGATCAGCCAGGTCCACGAGGGGCTGTTGACCGCCACGGCGACTGGCCTGACCGAGCTGAAATGGAACGATTTCGATCCCATCGCCCTGCTGACCGCGTCGCCGCAATACCTGGTGGCGGCGGCGGATCAGCCGTTCGACACGATGGAGGGGCTGGTGGAGTATGCGCAGGCCAATCCGGGGACGCTGACCATCGGTGTGACCCTGGGCGGGGTGCCGCATCTGCACGCGGCGATGATCGCGGAGGCGTTCGATCTGGACTGGCGCTATGTGGGCTATGAGGGGACGGGCGAGCGGATCCGGGCCGTGGTCGGCGGGAACCTGGACCTGGCCATCGGGGATATTTCCTCGTCGCTGCAATTTGCCGAGAACGGGGACCTGGTGTTCCTGGCCACCGGATCGACCGAGCGGATGCCGCAGACCCCGGATGTGCCGACCTTCATGGAGTTGGGCAAGGATCTCGACCTGTCGGTGACGCGCGGGATCGTCATGCCCGCCGGCGCGCCGGAAGAGGCGCAGGCGACCCTTGAGAAGGCCCTGATGGAGCTGTCCCAGGATGCCGCCTTCGTGGAGCAGATCAACAATGCCGGTGCCGATGTGGCCTTTCGCGGGCGGGAGGATTACGCCGCGTACCTGACCACGCTGGGCGAGACGGTTGACCGTCTGTCGGAAGTCATCGCGCCCTGA